The genomic interval CGTGCTGCGATTGAAGAAGGCAGACGGCGAAACGATGTGGAAAGCCGTTGGGGCGGGAGCGACCAGTTGGGCCAGTCCGAGACTCATTCCCGTGGAAGACGGCATTCAGCTGGTTCTGAGTGCTATTGGTTCACTCACGGGTCTGGATGTGGAAACCGGCAGGCAGCTGTGGAAATTTGAAGACATCAGCGGAAATTCAACACCGACTCCAATGCCACTGGGTGACGGTCGGTTTCTGATTGGTGCAACAGTCGGTCGTGGCGAATCGGGTGCCGGCAGGGCCGCAGAAAGCAATGGTGTTATTCAGATTCAACGTCGTGCAGACGGTCAGTGGCTGGTCGACTACGCGTGGCGGGCTAAACGAGCAACCAGTTCTTTCGGTTCGCCGATCGTTCACAACAACACGGCCTTGTTTGTCAATCGGGAAGGAGTGCTCTACGGACTGAACGCGAAAGATGGCAAAGAACGGTTCGTTCGCCGCTTGAAGGGCAGTTCCTGGGCGACACCCGTAGGCTGCGGCAGTCAGGTGTTCTTCTTTGGAAGGGACGGCAAGGTCGATTCTCTGTCCGAAATGACGGCGTCTGGAACACTAACAACCTGGGACGAACTTCCGAAACCTCTACCAACTCCGGCCGCCGAAGGTCGCCGTCCCTCGTTCTTTTCGGGACCCGTTCTTTATGCTGCCGTGTGGTGCGGAGATTCCCTGCTGCTGCGTCGCGGTGATCATCTGTTCAATGTTGAACTGGAGTCAGTCAATGAGTGACACCCAACAACTGGAGATGCGGCGTCAGGCAGTCCGGCGAATATTACGAATGCGGGTCTCTTTGATACCGTCGCCGGTTGCCTGCATCGATGTCCCGATCTTGTCCGGGCGGTCCGGGAACTCCTGAATTTCTGGTGTCCGTGTGATTAGTCCCTTAAGTGACCAAAGCAATTAATACGTATTACTTCGCCCCGGGTGTACTCACTGTTTTTCGAGGGTGAGGACGTATACGCTGGGGGCCGTGGATGTCACAGTTGATTTGTTTGTTACGTCCATTGTCGGAATAGCGAGTTCTGGTTGGTTTCATCCTGTTTAGAGTTCACAGTTCGGCCGACTTGTTCACGTTGGGTCAATTTTTCGGAGCGTCTGACGGGAGGGTTTCCCGGCAGTTGCTTATGCCAGGCTGAGTGATACAGGACTGGATGACACTGATTAGATTTCTCCTGAAGAAAAAGAGTTGTGAACCATGTCTCTGTCCGTGACAGCCGGCCGACGCTGCTTTCTTAAGGAATCGGTACTTGGTCTGGGGACCGTTGCACTTGCTTCACTCATGGATCGTCGCGGCGCCACGGCAGCGCCGGGGGGGCAGGTAAATCGTTCCCGCACAGTACATGAGTCGCATTTTGTACCCCGTGCCAAAAATGTGATTTTCCTGTTCATGGCAGGTGGGCCGAGTCAGCTGGAACTTTTCGATAACAAACCTTCGTTGCGAAAGTATGCCGGCCGTCAAGTTCCGCATTCCGTACTCGGGAACCAGGAGCTTCCGTTTATCGAACGTGACGCGACGCTGATGCCGTCACCACTTCGCTTTTCACGCTATGGAGAATCGGGTGCCGAGCTTTCTGAAGCGCTGCCGCGACTGGCCGAAGTTGTTGATGAGATAGCCATTGTGAAAAGCATGCACACGGATGCATTCAATCATGCGCCGGCACAGATTTTTTTGCATACGGGGCATCTTCAACTCGGTAAGCCGAGTGTGGGCAGCTGGATTTCGTACGGTCTTGGAAGTGAATCATCGGACCTGCCTGCATTCGTTGTGCTTACAACGGGACAGGGAGTCAGTGGTGGTGCTTCGTGCTATGGCAATGGCTTCCTCCCCTCTGTCCATCAGGGTGTGACACTGCGACCGGATGGAGACCCCATTCTGTTTCTGGGCGATCCGAAAGGGATCGATCGATCGATTCAGCGAAATACGATCGACGCGCTGGGCCGACTGAATCGTCATCGTGTCGACATCGTTGGCGACCCGGAAATCGAGACACGCATCGCTGCCTGTGAAATGGCGTTCCGGATGCAGACCAGTGCTCCCGATCTGATTGATCTGACGCAGGAAAGCAAAACAACACTCGACCTCTACGGAGTGACACCCGGCACGCCTTCGTTTGCCGGGACCTGTCTGCTTGCTCGCCGGCTGGTTGAACGCGGGACCCGATTTGTGGAGCTCATGTATAAAGGCTGGGACCATCACTCGGATGTGGAAGGGGGAGTCAAAAAGATATGCGGAAGAACAGATCAGGCTGTCGCAGCACTGATCAAAGATCTGAGGCAGCGCGGACTGCTGGATGAAACGTTGGTGGTCTGGGGAGGCGAGTTTGGTCGGACACCAATGGTCGAAGACAATCCGGCGCTTGGTCGTACGCGTGGTCGTGATCACCATCCCAATGCTTACACAATGTGGATGGCCGGTGGTGGAATCAATCCCGGGCAGACGATCGGAAAGACGGATGAATTAGGATACCACGTCACTGAAGATCCGGTGCATATTCACGACTTGCAGGCAACGATCCTGCATCTGCTTGGTATTGAACATACAGAGCTGACGTTTCAGCACCAGGGACGTGATTTTCGACTGACCGACGTGGAAGGAGAAGTCGTTGAGAAATTGCTGGGATGATTCGATAAAAGTTTTCGTGCGCCGGCGTGCGTTTACTGAGACGTCGCTGAACCAACCTGTTCGTCAGCACTGGTACCGGGATCCCGTGTTGTTTGTTTTCTGTGTTGGATTGGTGAACAGCCGGATTCTGTGGTTTCGAGGTCTCTCACAATGAATCTCCGATACGCGATTCCAGCCGGCTTGCCGGTTCTGTCGTGGCAGGTGCTGCTGTTGATGGCGGTGCCGTTGGCGACCGCTGATGAGCACTGGGCTTTTCAGCCACCGGTCAGTCCTGAACTGCCGGTGATTGTCAATGAGAAATGGTACCGGAATCCGATTGATCGCTTCGTTGTTGCGCGACTGCAGGATGAAGGTCTCGAACCGTCTCCTCGTGCGGACAGGGCCGTACTGCTTCGCCGATTGTGTCTGGATCTGACAGGTCTGCCACCGATGAAAGAGGAAATAGATGCGTTCATGGCTGACAGTGAACCTGACGCCTGGGAACGCCTCGTAGAGAGGCTTTTGAAGTCGCCTCATTATGGTGAACGCTGGGCTGTGTGGTGGCTCGACGGCGCGCGCTACGCCGATACGAACGGTTATGAAGTTGACCGGCCCCGCATGATCTGGGCCTGGCGCGACTGGGTTATCCGGTCCCTCAACAACGACATGCCGTTTGATCAGTTCACGATGGAGCAGATGGCCGGAGACCTGTTGCCGAATGCAACAACTCAACAGAGAATTGCTACCGGTTTCCACCGTAATACGTTTATGAACGAAGAAGGTGCGCATGACTGGGAGCAATTCCGTTACGAATCGATTGTCGATCGAGTGCACACAACCGCGACTGTCTTTATGGGACTCACTCTCGCGTGCGCACAGTGTCACGACCACAAGTATGATCCGTTCACTCAGGAAGAGTATTTTCAGTTTTTTGCGCTGCTGAACAATGCCGATGAACCGGAACTTGAAGTTCCCGTCGAAGACCTCCTCGCCCGCCAGGCAGAAATCGATGCCCAGATAGCGGTCATGGAAGCCGACAGGCCACAGCACTTCCCGCTGGACAGCGAGCTTCAGAATGCCAACGTTGCCGTGACTGATTCAGCACAGAAACAACGCCAGGAACACCTGCAGCAGCGGGTTTTGGAATGGATCGAGCATGAGTCCGCAACAGCCGTGCGCTGGCAGTTGCTTGATCCCCGTCAAGCGGTTTCGGCTAATAATGCTACCATGACAGTCCTTGAAGATGGTTCTCTGCTGGTCACGGGAGATCGGCCGGAGCTGGATACGTATGAAATCGTTTGCGATACCGATTTGCCGCAGATTACGGGATTTCGACTGGAAGCAATCCCGGATCCCCGACTTCCGAACCACGGCCCAGGGCGGGGCAGCGTTATGAGTGACGGCACTTTCGTCGTCACGGAATTCGACGTGGATGCACAACCGCTCGTGGTTTCTCAGCAGGGTGATTCCGCGACCGAAATCCGGTCATTGAACTTTGTGCGGGCGGATGCAACGTATCAAAACGAGAGACGCACAGTCGATAAAGCAATCGACGGCAATCGTCTGACGAGTTGGCATACCAACAATGCGGCACGACGACGACACGTCGCAGTGTTTCAAGTCGATGAACCGTACCTCGCGGAGGGGAGAACCAAGCTGACCATCACGGTTCTGCAGAATTTTGTTCATCAGCAGACATTGGGACGTTTTCGACTGTTTGTTACCGATGATGAACAAACTCTCAGTGCCAATCTCCGTGATCCGGTGATTGACTCGATTCTGCGGGCAGATCCGGCGAAACGCAGCCGGCAGCAGATCGAGCAGCTGAAAAAACACTACCTGTCGGTTGCGGAAGAACTGACCGAGTACAACAGGACGATTGAAGAACTCCGAGAGACTCGGCCGCAACTGCCCACAACGATGGTCCTGTCGGAACGCGCTGTGCCGCGTCGTACACGCCTGCATGAGCGAGGTGACTACCGTCGACCTGCGACTGAGGTCGCCGCCGGCGTTCCGGACGTACTGCATCCGCTGAGGGCCGGCGAAACGCCGTCACGTCTGGCTCTGGCAAACTGGATCGTTGACCGTCGCAATCCGCTGACGGCCCGAGTGATTGTTAACCAAATCTGGCAGCAGTACTTCGGACGGGGCCTGGTCAGTACACCGGAGGATTTCGGTTCTCAGGGGGCATTGCCGTCACATCCGGAGTTACTGGACTGGCTGGCTGTGGAATTTATGGAACGGAACTGGAGCCTCAAGGAACTCCATCGGTTGATTGTCAATTCAGCCACATGGCAGCAGTCATCGCGGACGACAGTACAGCAGCAGAATCGTGATCCGGAAAACATTCTGCTTGATCGGGGACCACGACATCGTGTGAACGCCGAAATGGTACGCGACATTCTGCTGGCGGCGAGCGGGCTGCTCAATCGCAGAATAGGTGGTCCCAGTGTGTTTCCTGCTCAGCCGAACGGAGCCCTGGCCGGGTTTAGCGGATTCAGGTGGTCGACCAGCGAAGGAGGTGACCAGTATCGCCGCAGCCTGTATACGTTTCGGCAGCGTGCCTCACCGTATGCAATGTCTTCACTGTTCGACGCACCACCCGGATTGACGTGTACCGTTCGGCGTCGTCGGTCGACGACACCACTTCAGTCGCTCGCCCTGCTGAATGACAGTCTGACGATTGAAGCATCCCGTGCGCTGGCAGAAAAGATTCTGGGTGAACGAAGAACATCACAGGACGAAAAACTGATACTGGCTTTCGAGAGATGTACCTCCCGGTCTCCGGATTCGCACGAGCTGCAGACAATCCGAGACTTTTATCAGCAGCAAAAAAGTCATCTGACTGATCGGTCTGACGTTACAGCTGCGTTGACCGCAGGTGAACAGACGGTTGATTCTGTAGCCCCTGCAGAATTCGCGGCGTGGATTGTGACAGTGCGACTTCTGCTGAATCTGCACGAGGTAATTGTAAAGCAATAAGCGTGGATTGATCCCGCAGGTTATCTTTGTTGTTTCATTTCATATCCGGATCGGAATCAGTTCCTTTACGAAAGAAGGCCGGTTATGGACACTGTCATCACCTTTACGCTGTAACCCAGGTTTTGTTTTTCAGGTAGACACGACCATGTCACGAAGTCATTTCAACCGCCGTCAGGCGATTCATTCAATGCTCACCGGGCCCGCTGCACTGCTCAGTCTGGAAGCGTTTAACGCAAAGCGTACGGAGGCCGCAGCAATCGGTCCAAAGGATCAGATCACGGTCACTGCGATTGACACGTTCGTCCTGAAAAATTCCTGGGTGTTTGTCAGAATCTCTACTGATGCCGGGATTACGGGGTGGGGCGAAATGCTCAAGGACGACGCAAAAGCCTGTGCCGCAGGCGCCCTTGAGGTTGGGAAGTATCTGATTGGGAAAGATCCTCGCCCGGTGGTTCACCACTGGCAGGCCATTCATCGAGGAGCCTTTTATCGTGGTGGGCCGATTAAAACAGCAATTTCGTCCGGGATCGATCAGGCGCTTTGGGATATCACAGGCAAATGCTACGGCGTACCTGTGTACAAACTACTGGGCGGTCCGACTCGTGATCGAATTCGCGTCTACGGGCGTGTCAGCGAAGAAACCGGGGTGACTGCTATGAAAGTTGGCCCTGGTACGACTCGCAACCCTTTCAGATATGTCGAAGGACAGAAGTTTGTGGATGAAGTCACTGAACGTTTCAGAGCACTTCGAGACAAATACGGTTCAGGAGTTGATATCGGTATCGATTTTCACGGAGCGGTACAGCCTCCAACCGCCATGCTGCTGATGAAGGCATTGG from Fuerstiella sp. carries:
- a CDS encoding DUF1501 domain-containing protein — its product is MSLSVTAGRRCFLKESVLGLGTVALASLMDRRGATAAPGGQVNRSRTVHESHFVPRAKNVIFLFMAGGPSQLELFDNKPSLRKYAGRQVPHSVLGNQELPFIERDATLMPSPLRFSRYGESGAELSEALPRLAEVVDEIAIVKSMHTDAFNHAPAQIFLHTGHLQLGKPSVGSWISYGLGSESSDLPAFVVLTTGQGVSGGASCYGNGFLPSVHQGVTLRPDGDPILFLGDPKGIDRSIQRNTIDALGRLNRHRVDIVGDPEIETRIAACEMAFRMQTSAPDLIDLTQESKTTLDLYGVTPGTPSFAGTCLLARRLVERGTRFVELMYKGWDHHSDVEGGVKKICGRTDQAVAALIKDLRQRGLLDETLVVWGGEFGRTPMVEDNPALGRTRGRDHHPNAYTMWMAGGGINPGQTIGKTDELGYHVTEDPVHIHDLQATILHLLGIEHTELTFQHQGRDFRLTDVEGEVVEKLLG
- a CDS encoding PQQ-like beta-propeller repeat protein; translated protein: MTRTISIILTLLCLSSADVKAADRWSSFQNGGRVSQPADRALQPGEISWDVELRGYGQSSPVVRDEHIYVTTVEGPNKDNYHITAFALKDGSRLWQQSVANPSPQENNTYVSRSAPSPVTDESGVVCFFEGGIVVAFDHEGNQRWKRDLVADYGSVAARHGLSSSLEQDKDSIFVWVERSEDPYVLRLKKADGETMWKAVGAGATSWASPRLIPVEDGIQLVLSAIGSLTGLDVETGRQLWKFEDISGNSTPTPMPLGDGRFLIGATVGRGESGAGRAAESNGVIQIQRRADGQWLVDYAWRAKRATSSFGSPIVHNNTALFVNREGVLYGLNAKDGKERFVRRLKGSSWATPVGCGSQVFFFGRDGKVDSLSEMTASGTLTTWDELPKPLPTPAAEGRRPSFFSGPVLYAAVWCGDSLLLRRGDHLFNVELESVNE
- the dgoD gene encoding galactonate dehydratase gives rise to the protein MSRSHFNRRQAIHSMLTGPAALLSLEAFNAKRTEAAAIGPKDQITVTAIDTFVLKNSWVFVRISTDAGITGWGEMLKDDAKACAAGALEVGKYLIGKDPRPVVHHWQAIHRGAFYRGGPIKTAISSGIDQALWDITGKCYGVPVYKLLGGPTRDRIRVYGRVSEETGVTAMKVGPGTTRNPFRYVEGQKFVDEVTERFRALRDKYGSGVDIGIDFHGAVQPPTAMLLMKALEPYRPWFYEEIVQALNVDVMAELARKTHIPIATGERIFTKWGFREVLEKRAAVILQPDVCYAGGITELKIIAGMAEAYYTPLAPHNPQGPCSLAASLQIGASVPNFMVQERGDNEYADLLARPLPPVRNGHRPIPTEPGLGITIDEDKLMALVGEPRPYLTQYDPDDNSVVDW
- a CDS encoding DUF1549 and DUF1553 domain-containing protein, giving the protein MNLRYAIPAGLPVLSWQVLLLMAVPLATADEHWAFQPPVSPELPVIVNEKWYRNPIDRFVVARLQDEGLEPSPRADRAVLLRRLCLDLTGLPPMKEEIDAFMADSEPDAWERLVERLLKSPHYGERWAVWWLDGARYADTNGYEVDRPRMIWAWRDWVIRSLNNDMPFDQFTMEQMAGDLLPNATTQQRIATGFHRNTFMNEEGAHDWEQFRYESIVDRVHTTATVFMGLTLACAQCHDHKYDPFTQEEYFQFFALLNNADEPELEVPVEDLLARQAEIDAQIAVMEADRPQHFPLDSELQNANVAVTDSAQKQRQEHLQQRVLEWIEHESATAVRWQLLDPRQAVSANNATMTVLEDGSLLVTGDRPELDTYEIVCDTDLPQITGFRLEAIPDPRLPNHGPGRGSVMSDGTFVVTEFDVDAQPLVVSQQGDSATEIRSLNFVRADATYQNERRTVDKAIDGNRLTSWHTNNAARRRHVAVFQVDEPYLAEGRTKLTITVLQNFVHQQTLGRFRLFVTDDEQTLSANLRDPVIDSILRADPAKRSRQQIEQLKKHYLSVAEELTEYNRTIEELRETRPQLPTTMVLSERAVPRRTRLHERGDYRRPATEVAAGVPDVLHPLRAGETPSRLALANWIVDRRNPLTARVIVNQIWQQYFGRGLVSTPEDFGSQGALPSHPELLDWLAVEFMERNWSLKELHRLIVNSATWQQSSRTTVQQQNRDPENILLDRGPRHRVNAEMVRDILLAASGLLNRRIGGPSVFPAQPNGALAGFSGFRWSTSEGGDQYRRSLYTFRQRASPYAMSSLFDAPPGLTCTVRRRRSTTPLQSLALLNDSLTIEASRALAEKILGERRTSQDEKLILAFERCTSRSPDSHELQTIRDFYQQQKSHLTDRSDVTAALTAGEQTVDSVAPAEFAAWIVTVRLLLNLHEVIVKQ